The following coding sequences are from one Enterococcus sp. 4G2_DIV0659 window:
- a CDS encoding tyrosine-type recombinase/integrase, whose protein sequence is MVKKGENIYKRKDGRWEGRYIKNRDNEGKIIYGYIYGKRYLEVKSKLTFLKAKYVESRPTSAFNGNFKEWTLHWLYNYKKNTVKPSTFFNYRWLINKYILPYMGEKNITHLTVEYIRTYADSLEETGLSYGTISNIVVILKKILEEAVTQNIITSNPCNYIQRINRKHQTRKLTLTMNEQKQLEQFAFQENGCSAIILALYSGLRIGEISGLKWSDIDFEKETISVNRTIYRIYSQKSSEHKTEVFIGAPKTDQSYRVVPIAQNLKQYLLRTKSVSTSGYVVSCKNKLAEPRVIRYRFKKVVQLSGIRNISFHSLRHTFATRCLEKGVDISSISKLLGHTSTKMTLDTYTDSMLESRQKAISKIDQLMTK, encoded by the coding sequence ATGGTAAAAAAAGGTGAGAATATTTACAAACGTAAAGATGGTCGATGGGAAGGTAGGTATATCAAAAATAGAGATAATGAAGGAAAAATCATTTATGGTTATATTTATGGAAAACGGTATTTAGAGGTAAAATCGAAACTGACATTTTTGAAAGCAAAGTATGTTGAATCCAGACCAACCAGCGCATTTAATGGCAATTTTAAAGAATGGACTCTTCATTGGCTGTATAACTATAAAAAAAATACAGTCAAACCCTCTACGTTTTTTAATTATAGATGGTTAATAAACAAGTATATTTTGCCTTATATGGGGGAAAAAAATATCACTCATCTTACTGTTGAGTATATAAGAACATACGCTGATTCATTAGAAGAAACGGGCTTATCATATGGCACGATCAGCAATATCGTTGTTATCTTGAAAAAAATATTAGAAGAGGCAGTAACGCAGAACATTATCACTTCTAATCCTTGCAATTATATTCAACGAATCAATCGGAAACACCAAACACGCAAATTAACTTTGACGATGAATGAGCAAAAACAATTAGAACAGTTTGCTTTTCAAGAAAATGGATGTTCGGCAATAATATTAGCGTTGTATTCAGGTCTTCGTATTGGAGAAATAAGCGGACTTAAATGGTCAGATATTGACTTTGAGAAAGAGACGATTTCTGTAAACAGGACTATTTACAGAATATACAGTCAAAAAAGTAGCGAGCATAAAACAGAAGTCTTTATTGGTGCACCTAAAACAGATCAATCTTATCGGGTTGTACCCATCGCTCAAAATTTAAAACAATATCTATTAAGGACAAAAAGTGTTTCAACATCGGGTTATGTCGTTTCGTGTAAAAATAAATTAGCTGAACCTAGAGTAATCAGATATCGTTTTAAAAAAGTCGTGCAACTATCAGGAATAAGAAATATCAGTTTTCACTCGTTACGTCACACCTTTGCCACTAGGTGTTTGGAAAAGGGAGTGGATATATCCAGTATTAGTAAGTTATTAGGACACACTTCCACGAAGATGACGTTAGACACATATACTGATTCAATGTTAGAAAGTCGACAAAAAGCGATCTCCAAAATTGATCAATTGATGACGAAATAA
- a CDS encoding helix-turn-helix transcriptional regulator, with amino-acid sequence MDIDLIAAGKRIKEIRKLHNYSMARFSKIVGNSSASTVNNWEKGNNLPNQDRLEKLAILGNTTVEWIRYGDFKDYVEHLLAGANLKKTLEKEQLNQLVTTLKKKKITYSQDLKILTVAMELFPELFETSYQSEIDEHQTSIIAEESTTYSIEKNNRYRADFLPRIEKLLKNSNNKELNAEILLLTFDLLTCVETLENFPAISQLFTLLSDILTDNISYKTKAASNVVNYNELTKKQPHGKQLSEQTIKKKYTYAKKELLCLLDQIHDEYRLY; translated from the coding sequence ACGTTTTTCAAAAATAGTGGGTAATTCGAGTGCTAGCACTGTAAACAATTGGGAAAAAGGAAACAACTTACCTAACCAAGACCGTCTAGAAAAACTAGCCATTCTCGGTAATACAACCGTTGAATGGATTCGTTATGGTGATTTTAAGGACTACGTTGAACATCTTTTAGCTGGAGCGAATCTAAAAAAGACTTTAGAAAAAGAACAACTTAATCAGCTAGTCACCACCTTGAAAAAGAAAAAAATTACCTATTCACAAGATTTAAAAATTTTGACTGTCGCAATGGAACTATTTCCAGAGCTATTTGAAACAAGCTATCAATCAGAAATTGATGAGCACCAAACTTCAATTATTGCTGAAGAGTCAACAACATATAGTATTGAAAAAAACAACCGATACAGAGCAGATTTTTTACCCAGAATTGAAAAATTATTAAAAAATTCAAACAACAAAGAACTAAATGCAGAGATTTTATTGCTGACATTTGATTTATTAACATGTGTAGAAACGCTTGAGAATTTCCCAGCAATATCTCAATTATTTACTCTTTTATCTGACATACTGACCGATAATATCTCCTACAAAACCAAAGCGGCATCAAACGTGGTTAATTACAATGAACTAACTAAAAAACAGCCACATGGCAAACAATTGTCAGAACAAACAATAAAGAAAAAATACACATATGCAAAAAAGGAATTACTTTGCTTACTAGATCAAATTCATGATGAATACCGCTTATACTAA
- a CDS encoding class I SAM-dependent methyltransferase, protein MDKELLRRYWQTIEQKRFIGWDFSYMKDRWDIEPLPWEYSKIVRDYLSREMNLLDMGTGGGELLQTFEHPYERTTVTEGWLPNFKLLKERLEPKGVNVTFVNESDQLSLSSESFDIAINSHASYDPKEVRRVLKNQGVFITQQVGDQNGRILAEQLIPNVRSKYTEWSLKNAQQALIEESFDILFAKEYFPYQHFFDMEGLIYYVKRIPWEYPDFQVHTHFEQLIDRQNELLQKGYIHNNQHRFMIVCKVSK, encoded by the coding sequence ATGGACAAAGAGTTATTAAGAAGATATTGGCAGACAATTGAGCAAAAAAGATTTATAGGGTGGGACTTTTCCTACATGAAAGATAGGTGGGATATAGAGCCTTTACCGTGGGAGTATTCAAAAATTGTTCGTGACTACCTATCAAGAGAAATGAATTTATTAGATATGGGTACAGGTGGGGGAGAATTATTACAAACATTTGAACATCCTTATGAGCGAACGACTGTGACAGAAGGTTGGTTACCCAATTTTAAATTATTGAAAGAAAGACTTGAACCAAAAGGTGTTAATGTAACTTTTGTTAATGAGAGTGATCAATTAAGTCTTTCAAGTGAGTCTTTTGATATTGCTATAAATAGTCATGCCTCCTATGATCCAAAAGAAGTACGTAGAGTCTTGAAAAATCAAGGAGTATTTATTACTCAACAAGTTGGTGATCAAAATGGTCGTATTCTTGCAGAGCAGTTAATTCCTAATGTACGATCCAAATATACTGAGTGGTCACTAAAAAATGCTCAGCAAGCCTTGATAGAGGAATCATTTGATATTCTTTTTGCCAAGGAGTATTTTCCCTATCAGCATTTTTTTGATATGGAAGGTCTAATTTATTATGTGAAAAGAATTCCATGGGAGTATCCTGATTTTCAGGTACATACTCATTTTGAACAATTGATAGATAGGCAAAATGAACTATTACAAAAAGGATATATTCACAATAATCAGCATAGATTTATGATCGTTTGTAAGGTGAGTAAATAA
- the lepB gene encoding signal peptidase I, which translates to MSKRNHRSDNKKVKRPIRKNDSRNALKKNKQKVQKSRIPSKARNKKRKVIYRKIKKRRRLKLKRISIEIAVALSVTCLFIWLLSVFCFTFSKVEGYSMLPSLSENELVYINKRAKITRFKLVYFHTPDQPGKMIRRVIGLPGESVEYKEDKLYINNSEKDEKFIDKEEIRKAQQTDSFFTENFSIAKLNNGETIIPKDSYLVLGDNRPYSTDSRYYGLVKKTEIIGVVEMRVLPLHLMEKFN; encoded by the coding sequence ATGTCTAAGAGAAATCATCGCTCAGATAATAAAAAAGTAAAACGACCTATAAGAAAGAATGACTCTCGCAATGCATTAAAAAAAAATAAGCAAAAAGTGCAAAAATCACGAATTCCTTCAAAAGCAAGAAATAAAAAAAGGAAAGTGATCTATCGGAAAATAAAGAAAAGACGCAGATTAAAATTAAAACGTATTAGTATTGAGATTGCGGTTGCGTTATCTGTTACGTGTCTTTTCATCTGGTTGTTATCTGTATTTTGTTTTACTTTTTCTAAAGTTGAAGGATATAGCATGTTGCCGTCGCTTTCTGAAAATGAACTCGTCTACATTAACAAGCGGGCAAAAATTACTCGTTTTAAATTAGTTTATTTCCATACACCCGATCAACCAGGGAAAATGATTCGCCGTGTGATTGGTTTGCCAGGAGAGTCAGTAGAATATAAAGAAGATAAGCTATACATCAATAATAGCGAGAAAGACGAAAAGTTTATTGACAAAGAAGAAATAAGGAAAGCCCAACAAACAGATTCTTTTTTTACGGAAAATTTTAGTATAGCAAAATTAAACAATGGTGAAACAATCATACCAAAAGATTCCTACTTAGTATTGGGAGACAATAGGCCATATTCTACTGATAGCCGCTATTATGGATTGGTGAAAAAAACAGAAATTATTGGAGTAGTCGAAATGAGAGTATTACCTTTACATTTAATGGAAAAATTCAATTGA
- a CDS encoding universal stress protein, with protein sequence MSNNYSNILVAVDGSKNAELALQHGVEIAKEKNATLYLLSVVDENAISHSSYAYSKVLGEEKEAIEKELLKSIYYATEQGLDDVKPIVEIGNPKEMISTIIPSNQSIDLIIIGATGKGMIQANQLGTTTSYVVQYAPCNVLVVK encoded by the coding sequence ATGAGCAATAACTATTCAAATATTCTAGTTGCAGTTGATGGTTCAAAAAATGCCGAATTAGCTTTACAACATGGCGTTGAAATTGCTAAAGAAAAAAATGCTACTTTATATCTACTATCTGTTGTAGACGAAAACGCCATCAGCCATAGCTCTTATGCATATTCCAAAGTACTTGGGGAAGAAAAGGAAGCCATTGAAAAAGAGCTGCTTAAAAGTATTTATTACGCTACAGAACAAGGGCTAGATGATGTAAAACCAATTGTTGAGATTGGAAACCCTAAAGAAATGATCTCTACTATTATTCCTAGTAACCAATCAATTGACTTGATTATTATTGGCGCTACAGGTAAAGGCATGATTCAAGCAAATCAACTTGGTACAACAACAAGCTATGTTGTGCAATATGCTCCATGTAATGTTTTAGTTGTAAAATAA
- a CDS encoding murein hydrolase activator EnvC family protein, translating to MKKKLIATLSFILLVYATPMNVVAENIDQKIDNQTKKIEAIIKTEKDAKEYLATLEEEIATIEKEYQTVLSEKQKQEKEMNRLNTEISNLETKIEKRSEQLKAQARVTQTNHEQESVLTVLLSAESLSDAVSKVLAVNTLVTANNEILTAQKDDKKELVTLKSSLTKTLTALEKKTAELEEKETTLAESKLEQSVKINEIAAHLATETAEKDKFIKQKEEAAKQKEAQLKAMAEEKKKEAQAKAQAEKQAKEQQVKEAELAASQTTTKEQSQTVPNTNNDSAQSENSDNNSQAPTPPVSSGGWLSPVASMLVTSGFGGREDPTGISGSFHDGIDFGGSSGTPIMASRAGEVVSANYSGMAGNHVVIKHDNGYYSYYLHMSSLSVSAGQSVSAGQNLGGMGTTGNSTGVHLHFSISTGLWSGFVNPAPLLGL from the coding sequence TTGAAGAAAAAATTAATAGCAACACTTTCATTTATTTTATTAGTATATGCAACACCTATGAACGTGGTCGCAGAAAATATTGATCAGAAAATAGATAATCAAACGAAAAAAATAGAAGCAATCATTAAGACTGAAAAAGATGCAAAAGAATACTTAGCAACACTCGAAGAAGAAATTGCAACAATCGAAAAGGAATATCAAACCGTTCTTTCTGAAAAACAGAAACAAGAAAAAGAAATGAATCGACTAAATACTGAAATTAGTAATCTAGAAACAAAAATAGAAAAAAGAAGTGAACAACTTAAAGCTCAAGCAAGAGTCACTCAAACAAATCACGAACAAGAATCTGTTCTGACTGTTTTACTTAGCGCAGAATCACTTTCTGATGCTGTTTCAAAAGTTTTAGCCGTTAATACCTTAGTGACAGCAAACAACGAAATTCTCACTGCTCAAAAAGATGACAAAAAAGAACTTGTAACGTTAAAAAGTTCTTTAACAAAAACGCTAACTGCTTTAGAAAAAAAGACAGCAGAACTTGAGGAAAAAGAAACAACGCTTGCAGAGTCAAAACTCGAACAAAGCGTTAAAATCAATGAAATTGCTGCTCATTTAGCAACTGAAACTGCTGAAAAAGATAAGTTCATAAAACAAAAAGAAGAAGCTGCCAAACAAAAAGAAGCCCAACTAAAAGCTATGGCTGAAGAAAAGAAAAAAGAAGCCCAAGCAAAGGCTCAAGCTGAAAAACAAGCGAAAGAACAACAAGTAAAAGAAGCTGAATTAGCTGCTTCTCAAACAACCACTAAAGAACAATCTCAAACTGTTCCAAACACCAATAATGATTCAGCACAATCTGAAAACTCTGACAATAACTCACAAGCGCCGACACCTCCTGTATCATCTGGCGGATGGTTATCACCAGTAGCAAGTATGCTAGTCACGAGTGGCTTTGGCGGCAGAGAAGATCCAACAGGGATTTCAGGATCATTCCATGATGGTATCGATTTTGGCGGCTCAAGCGGAACACCAATTATGGCATCTAGAGCTGGAGAAGTTGTCAGTGCGAATTATAGCGGAATGGCTGGAAATCACGTAGTTATCAAACATGATAATGGATATTATTCTTATTATCTTCATATGAGTAGCTTAAGTGTCTCTGCGGGACAAAGCGTTAGTGCTGGCCAAAATCTAGGTGGTATGGGAACTACTGGTAATTCAACAGGTGTTCATTTACACTTTAGTATCTCTACTGGTTTATGGTCTGGTTTCGTTAATCCTGCTCCACTTCTTGGTCTATAA